From Gemmatimonadota bacterium, a single genomic window includes:
- a CDS encoding MATE family efflux transporter produces MQRPTRADFRSLLDLAVPLAAVQVGLMLMGVVDAAMLGRVSADALAAASVAGVWFFAASTIGMGCLTVLDPVISQAYGARDEIGMARGVQRGILIAIIVTVPTMLAMLPIEAVLRFTGQPAAVVPLAGQYIRTVLPSILPYFAFMMIREVLQSFGNLRALLLIIGLANLLNVVLNWAFIFGHLGAPALGVTGAALATAISRWAMLAAALVASWPVLKPYLIPWRPESLSLGPLGRMFALGLPIGFQILFEYGVFGGVGLLMGRIGSHAVAGHQVALNMAAITFMVPFGIGTAASVLVGRAVGGGRPDEARRISSAALVVGVAFMTLTASIFLGFPGVLARAYSPDPAVLSVAAGLLPLAGLFQVFDGAQVVAVGVLRGIGDTRVPVLINLAGYYVIGLPISLWLGFHLGWGPRGLWWGLVAGLLVVATILVVRVRSQFRRSLDRLTIDRPGPPG; encoded by the coding sequence ATGCAGCGCCCAACCCGGGCTGACTTCCGCTCGCTCCTCGACCTCGCCGTCCCGCTTGCCGCGGTCCAAGTCGGCCTGATGCTCATGGGCGTCGTGGACGCGGCCATGCTCGGGCGGGTGTCGGCCGACGCCCTCGCCGCGGCCTCAGTGGCCGGCGTCTGGTTCTTTGCCGCCAGTACCATCGGCATGGGCTGCCTGACCGTCCTCGATCCGGTCATCTCCCAGGCCTACGGGGCCCGGGACGAGATCGGCATGGCCCGAGGCGTCCAGCGGGGAATCCTGATCGCAATCATCGTCACCGTCCCAACCATGCTGGCGATGCTTCCGATCGAGGCGGTGCTCCGATTCACCGGGCAACCCGCGGCCGTGGTGCCGCTGGCCGGCCAGTACATCCGGACCGTCTTGCCAAGCATTCTGCCGTACTTCGCGTTCATGATGATCCGCGAGGTCCTCCAGTCGTTCGGCAACCTCCGGGCGTTGCTCCTGATCATCGGGCTGGCCAACCTGCTGAACGTCGTCCTCAACTGGGCCTTCATCTTCGGGCACCTTGGCGCCCCGGCCCTCGGGGTAACGGGCGCGGCGTTGGCCACGGCCATCAGTCGGTGGGCCATGCTAGCCGCGGCGTTGGTGGCCAGTTGGCCGGTACTCAAGCCGTACCTGATCCCCTGGCGGCCGGAATCCCTCTCCCTGGGTCCGCTCGGCCGGATGTTCGCGCTCGGGCTCCCGATCGGGTTCCAGATCCTGTTCGAGTACGGGGTGTTTGGCGGGGTGGGCCTGTTGATGGGACGGATCGGCAGCCACGCCGTGGCCGGCCATCAGGTGGCGCTCAACATGGCCGCGATCACCTTCATGGTTCCCTTCGGGATCGGGACGGCGGCGTCGGTGCTGGTGGGGCGAGCGGTCGGCGGGGGACGGCCGGATGAAGCCCGCCGGATTTCGAGCGCAGCCTTGGTGGTCGGGGTCGCGTTCATGACCCTGACCGCCTCGATATTCTTGGGCTTTCCCGGGGTGCTGGCCCGAGCCTACTCGCCGGACCCGGCAGTCCTGAGCGTGGCGGCCGGGCTACTCCCGCTGGCGGGCCTCTTCCAGGTGTTTGACGGCGCCCAAGTGGTGGCCGTGGGCGTCCTCCGGGGCATCGGCGACACCCGGGTGCCGGTCCTGATCAACTTGGCCGGGTACTACGTGATCGGCCTCCCGATCAGCCTCTGGCTGGGTTTCCACCTCGGCTGGGGGCCTCGGGGGCTCTGGTGGGGCCTGGTGGCCGGGCTGCTCGTCGTGGCCACGATCCTGGTGGTCCGGGTCCGGAGTCAATTCCGGCGAAGCCTGGACCGGCTTACTATCGACCGCCCGGGGCCTCCAGGCTAA
- the hppD gene encoding 4-hydroxyphenylpyruvate dioxygenase: MPETATDAFPINGTDYIEFFVGNAKQSSIFYRAAFGFNLVGYRGPETGVRDRASYLLQQDKLRFVLTSPLGPDGDIAAHVNKHGDGVRDLAFWVDDARLAYATAMERGAESVHEPRVMKDDHGEIVIAAIKTYGDTIHSLVERKNYRGPFMPGFVEISSPMKGTSTGIQYVDHCVGNVELGRMNYWVGFYERVLGFFNLLSFDDKDISTEYSSLMSKVMSNGNGRIKFPVNEPASGKKKSQIEEYLDFYRGPGVQHIALATKNIIETVTQLKNNGVEFLKVPDSYYDTVLDRVGTIDEDLKPLRELGILIDRDDEGYLLQIFTMPVQDRPTLFYEIIQRKGAQSFGKGNFKALFESIEREQARRGNL; encoded by the coding sequence ATGCCCGAAACCGCTACCGACGCCTTCCCGATCAACGGAACCGACTACATCGAGTTCTTCGTCGGCAATGCCAAACAGAGTTCAATCTTCTACCGCGCCGCATTCGGCTTCAACTTGGTCGGCTATCGGGGCCCCGAAACCGGGGTCCGGGACCGGGCCAGCTACCTGCTGCAGCAGGATAAGCTCCGGTTCGTCCTGACCTCGCCGCTCGGGCCCGACGGCGACATCGCCGCCCACGTGAACAAACACGGCGACGGGGTCCGCGATCTGGCCTTCTGGGTCGACGACGCCCGGCTGGCCTATGCCACCGCCATGGAACGGGGCGCCGAGTCGGTCCACGAGCCCCGGGTCATGAAGGACGACCACGGCGAAATCGTGATCGCGGCCATCAAGACCTACGGCGACACGATCCACTCGCTGGTGGAACGCAAGAACTACCGGGGCCCCTTCATGCCGGGCTTCGTCGAGATCTCCTCGCCGATGAAGGGGACCAGCACCGGGATTCAATATGTCGACCACTGCGTCGGTAACGTTGAACTCGGCCGGATGAATTACTGGGTCGGCTTCTACGAGCGGGTGCTCGGCTTCTTCAACCTTCTCTCCTTCGACGACAAAGACATCAGCACCGAATACTCCTCCTTGATGTCGAAGGTCATGTCGAACGGCAACGGCCGGATCAAGTTCCCCGTCAACGAACCCGCCTCGGGCAAGAAGAAATCCCAAATCGAGGAGTATCTCGATTTCTACCGGGGCCCGGGCGTCCAGCACATCGCGCTGGCCACCAAGAACATCATCGAAACCGTCACCCAGCTCAAGAACAACGGCGTCGAGTTCCTCAAAGTCCCCGACAGCTATTACGACACGGTGCTCGACCGGGTCGGCACGATCGATGAAGACCTGAAACCGCTCCGCGAGTTGGGCATTCTGATCGACCGGGACGACGAAGGATATCTGCTCCAGATCTTCACTATGCCGGTCCAGGACCGGCCCACGCTCTTCTACGAGATCATTCAGCGGAAGGGCGCCCAGAGCTTCGGGAAGGGCAACTTCAAAGCCCTGTTCGAATCGATCGAGCGGGAACAGGCGCGCCGGGGGAACCTCTAG
- a CDS encoding DUF4198 domain-containing protein codes for MMTQSSRRRRAVAAGAAAVTLTAVVALAHDMFLKPAQYFVAPNAAIPAMLLNGTFDQSMNSIARVRLADISIMGPSGRTRIDTAAWNPAGDTSRVVFKAGAAGTYVLGVSTKANAIEMDGKDFNEYLKEDGLPDELARREKSGELATGAKERYEKHVKSIVQVGDSRTSGFATVLGYPAEIVPLENPYSLTKGASLRVRILVDGQPVAGQYVTYGARTASGGTIAEQGNRSGPDGVIAIPVTSPGAWYVKFINMRQVTKQADEVTHQSKWATLTFGVK; via the coding sequence ATGATGACGCAGTCTTCTCGACGCCGCCGGGCCGTTGCCGCCGGCGCGGCCGCAGTGACCCTCACGGCCGTGGTGGCCTTGGCCCACGACATGTTCCTCAAGCCGGCCCAGTATTTCGTGGCCCCGAACGCCGCGATCCCGGCGATGCTGCTCAACGGTACGTTCGACCAAAGCATGAACTCCATCGCCCGGGTCCGCTTGGCCGATATCAGCATCATGGGGCCCAGTGGACGGACCCGAATCGACACTGCGGCCTGGAACCCGGCCGGCGATACCAGCCGCGTGGTCTTCAAGGCCGGAGCGGCCGGCACCTATGTATTGGGCGTGTCGACCAAGGCAAACGCCATCGAAATGGATGGCAAAGACTTCAACGAATACCTCAAGGAGGACGGCCTTCCGGATGAGCTCGCCCGCCGAGAGAAGAGCGGCGAGTTGGCCACCGGCGCTAAGGAACGATACGAAAAACACGTCAAGTCAATCGTGCAGGTCGGTGACTCTCGGACCAGCGGGTTCGCGACCGTCCTCGGATATCCGGCCGAGATCGTCCCGCTCGAGAATCCCTATAGCCTCACGAAGGGCGCGAGTCTCCGGGTCAGGATTCTGGTGGACGGTCAGCCGGTGGCCGGCCAGTACGTGACCTACGGAGCCCGGACGGCGAGCGGCGGGACCATCGCCGAGCAAGGCAACCGGTCGGGACCGGACGGCGTCATCGCGATTCCCGTGACCAGTCCCGGGGCCTGGTACGTGAAGTTCATCAATATGCGACAGGTTACGAAGCAGGCCGATGAGGTGACCCACCAATCGAAGTGGGCCACGTTGACCTTCGGCGTGAAATAG
- a CDS encoding AMP-dependent synthetase: MTQSSPFQQAVDFLVAHRTDYDRAVRDFAWPRLERFNWALDHFDVLAEANDTAALVFAGPAGVGATHSFAALRRRSNQAANLLRDQGVARGDRILVMLPNVAALWEAMLAAFKLGAVVIPATPQLTRADLEDRFQRGRAKHVITDPEGAGKVGELGQGGVRILVGPHTPGWLDWSLVADQSAALTDLGETQATDPLLLYFTSGTTAKPKLVLHSHQSYPIGHLTTAFWIGLKPGDRHVNISSPGWAKHAYSSFFAPWIMGATVIVFDHPRAEPKAVLETLVRSGATSFCAPPTLWRMLINEDLAAYPVVLRELLSAGEPLNPEVIERVAAAWGLTIREGYGQTETTLLVGSFPGQPVKPGSMGRPAPGFRISLRPVDGQEGPDGGDGEISVSLEDAPIGLMDDYLDDPSKMTRARQEGFYRTGDVAVKDEDGYLTYVGRSDDVFKSAGYRLSPFELESVLIEHPAVAEAAVVESPDPVRLVVPKAFVAVRPGFAESAEVALDILRFVRAKVAPYKRIRRIEFAELPKTISGKIRRVELRHRERQTAAAPRGPRCFWEEDLGPA; this comes from the coding sequence ATGACTCAGTCATCGCCGTTCCAGCAGGCCGTCGATTTTCTGGTGGCCCACCGCACCGACTACGATCGGGCGGTCCGGGACTTTGCCTGGCCCCGTCTCGAGCGCTTCAACTGGGCGCTCGACCATTTCGACGTCCTGGCCGAGGCCAACGACACCGCGGCACTGGTGTTTGCCGGGCCGGCGGGCGTCGGGGCTACCCACAGTTTTGCCGCGCTCCGGCGGCGGTCCAACCAAGCGGCGAACCTGCTCCGCGACCAAGGCGTCGCGCGGGGCGACCGGATTCTAGTTATGCTGCCTAACGTCGCAGCCTTGTGGGAGGCGATGCTGGCGGCGTTCAAGCTGGGTGCCGTGGTCATTCCCGCCACCCCGCAGCTGACCCGGGCCGACCTCGAAGACCGGTTCCAGCGCGGGCGGGCCAAGCATGTCATCACCGATCCCGAGGGAGCCGGCAAGGTCGGGGAGTTGGGGCAGGGCGGGGTCCGGATCCTAGTCGGTCCGCATACCCCCGGATGGCTGGACTGGTCGCTCGTGGCCGACCAGTCCGCCGCCCTGACCGACCTAGGCGAAACCCAGGCCACCGATCCGCTCTTGCTCTATTTCACCTCCGGGACCACCGCCAAGCCGAAGCTGGTCCTCCACAGCCACCAGAGTTACCCGATCGGGCACCTGACCACGGCCTTCTGGATCGGCCTCAAACCCGGCGACCGCCACGTCAATATCAGCTCGCCGGGCTGGGCTAAGCACGCCTACAGTAGTTTCTTCGCCCCCTGGATTATGGGCGCCACCGTCATTGTGTTCGATCACCCGCGAGCCGAACCCAAGGCGGTCCTCGAGACGTTGGTCCGGTCCGGCGCCACCAGCTTCTGCGCGCCGCCGACGCTCTGGCGGATGCTGATCAACGAAGACCTGGCCGCCTATCCGGTGGTCCTCCGCGAGCTGCTGAGCGCCGGTGAGCCGCTCAATCCCGAAGTGATCGAACGAGTAGCGGCCGCGTGGGGCCTGACGATCCGCGAAGGCTACGGGCAAACCGAGACCACGTTGTTGGTCGGCAGTTTTCCAGGGCAACCGGTCAAACCGGGATCGATGGGGCGGCCGGCGCCCGGGTTTCGCATTTCGCTCCGCCCCGTCGACGGTCAGGAAGGCCCCGACGGTGGCGACGGCGAGATCTCGGTCTCGCTCGAGGATGCCCCGATCGGCCTGATGGACGACTACCTCGATGATCCGAGCAAGATGACGCGGGCCCGTCAGGAGGGGTTCTATCGGACCGGCGATGTCGCGGTCAAGGACGAGGACGGCTACCTCACGTACGTCGGGCGCTCGGACGACGTCTTCAAGAGCGCGGGCTACCGGCTGAGTCCGTTCGAATTGGAAAGCGTGCTGATCGAACACCCGGCCGTGGCCGAGGCCGCAGTGGTGGAGAGTCCGGACCCCGTTAGACTGGTGGTCCCGAAGGCCTTCGTGGCGGTCCGGCCCGGGTTCGCCGAGTCGGCCGAAGTCGCGCTCGACATCCTCCGGTTCGTCCGGGCCAAAGTGGCCCCGTACAAGCGGATCCGGCGGATTGAGTTTGCCGAACTGCCGAAGACGATTTCCGGCAAGATCCGCCGGGTCGAGCTTCGCCATCGCGAGCGGCAAACCGCCGCCGCCCCCCGGGGCCCCCGGTGTTTCTGGGAAGAGGATTTGGGACCCGCCTAA
- a CDS encoding nuclear transport factor 2 family protein: MASTSCTASAAPIADLAITHMVNVESAAASAVADAALLVDPTCGAAKLVRASIARTEANGGSKERWLASARAGKLTASEVAFAEGVASRKWEEVSANAIAAGDKSPVFAFWTSPAAGQTGVDQLAAFATAHAMHPRIAAPALNLLAYAYAQANNGVTQVDFAKAKTYAEQYAKAYPSANSYDSQAEIAALSGDFAAALASQVKSVDIAGNQASYLDRADAYSRRTRREQITTTLTNALQKLNGADTSKKSLLGEMMVNCNSNMSPCYQLNPTTFMAREADVKWVTGGTKVSDVKIYFFNDDTDMAIATYMDNGTYVVDGRSVEYQTRASSVWMRNDTTGAWTIVHSNYAPAGGAGIPAKP; the protein is encoded by the coding sequence TTGGCGAGCACCTCGTGCACGGCGAGCGCCGCGCCGATTGCTGATCTTGCAATCACACACATGGTTAATGTTGAGAGTGCAGCAGCCTCAGCGGTGGCGGATGCCGCGTTGCTCGTCGATCCCACCTGTGGCGCAGCCAAGTTGGTGCGTGCCAGCATAGCACGAACCGAGGCCAATGGTGGTTCAAAGGAACGGTGGCTAGCGTCAGCGCGTGCAGGGAAGCTCACGGCGTCGGAAGTCGCGTTCGCCGAAGGCGTAGCCAGCCGCAAGTGGGAAGAGGTGAGCGCCAACGCCATTGCGGCTGGCGACAAGTCCCCGGTGTTTGCATTCTGGACTTCTCCGGCGGCGGGGCAGACGGGCGTCGACCAGTTGGCGGCGTTTGCCACGGCCCATGCGATGCATCCTCGGATCGCTGCACCGGCATTGAACCTGCTCGCGTATGCCTACGCGCAGGCGAATAATGGCGTCACGCAAGTCGACTTTGCCAAGGCTAAGACCTACGCTGAACAGTACGCCAAGGCGTACCCGTCCGCGAACTCGTACGATTCGCAGGCGGAGATTGCGGCACTCTCAGGAGACTTTGCGGCGGCCCTCGCGTCGCAGGTTAAATCCGTAGACATCGCAGGAAATCAGGCGAGCTACCTGGACCGCGCGGATGCGTACAGTCGCCGGACGCGCCGCGAGCAGATTACGACGACGCTGACCAACGCCCTGCAGAAGCTCAACGGAGCGGACACCTCCAAGAAGAGCCTACTCGGCGAGATGATGGTGAACTGCAATTCCAATATGTCGCCGTGCTACCAGTTGAATCCGACGACCTTCATGGCACGCGAAGCCGACGTGAAGTGGGTGACCGGCGGGACGAAGGTGTCGGACGTGAAGATCTACTTCTTCAATGACGACACCGACATGGCGATCGCGACCTACATGGATAACGGCACGTATGTCGTCGACGGGCGCTCGGTCGAATATCAAACGCGTGCCTCGAGCGTCTGGATGCGGAACGATACGACGGGTGCGTGGACGATTGTGCACAGCAATTACGCGCCGGCTGGCGGAGCCGGAATTCCTGCGAAGCCGTAA
- a CDS encoding homogentisate 1,2-dioxygenase, giving the protein MPVYHTLGTMPRKRHTVFKKPGGGIYQEQLVGNEGFTGPASLLYHIYPPTTILRVNRFRETAYQVDPDQTLKHRHFKTAMIKDGGSPTLDRVPVLFNDDCALLFARPTVNDTHFYRNAQCDEVVYVSQGSGVVESQFGDLPYKEGDYLVIHRGIMHRFRLDPVPHRFLIIESRGYVRTPTRYRNMYGQIVEGAPYSERDFRIPTELKTYDERGEFQILVKQHHGLNEFILDHHPFDVVGWDGMFYPWAFNIHDFEPIVGRVHQPPPVHQTFQGDGFVICSFCPRPYDFHPEAIPAPYNHSNVDSDEVLYYASSEFMSRKGIEYGSITLHPDGIPHGPHPGRMEASIGAKETNELAVMVDTFRPLKTALEALPIEDPKYFRSWVEAGPGFNPPTS; this is encoded by the coding sequence ATGCCGGTGTACCACACGTTAGGCACGATGCCGCGGAAGCGGCACACCGTCTTCAAGAAACCGGGCGGCGGGATCTACCAAGAGCAGTTGGTGGGCAACGAGGGCTTTACCGGCCCGGCCTCACTCCTCTATCACATCTACCCGCCCACCACGATCCTCCGGGTCAACCGGTTCCGGGAAACGGCCTATCAGGTCGACCCGGACCAGACTCTGAAACACCGTCACTTCAAGACCGCCATGATCAAGGACGGCGGGAGCCCCACGCTCGACCGGGTCCCGGTCCTCTTCAACGACGACTGCGCCCTGCTGTTTGCCCGGCCCACGGTCAATGACACCCACTTCTACCGCAACGCCCAATGCGATGAAGTGGTCTACGTGAGCCAGGGCAGCGGCGTCGTCGAATCGCAGTTCGGCGACCTGCCCTACAAAGAAGGTGACTACCTCGTCATCCATCGGGGCATCATGCACCGGTTCAGGCTCGACCCGGTGCCGCATCGGTTCCTGATCATCGAGAGCCGGGGCTACGTCCGGACCCCGACCCGGTACCGCAACATGTACGGCCAGATCGTCGAAGGGGCGCCGTACAGCGAGCGGGATTTCCGGATCCCGACGGAACTCAAGACCTACGACGAACGCGGTGAGTTCCAGATCTTGGTCAAGCAACACCATGGGCTCAACGAATTCATCCTCGACCACCATCCCTTCGACGTCGTCGGCTGGGACGGGATGTTCTACCCCTGGGCCTTCAACATTCACGACTTCGAGCCGATCGTCGGCCGGGTCCACCAGCCGCCCCCGGTCCACCAGACCTTTCAGGGCGACGGATTCGTCATCTGTTCCTTCTGCCCCCGGCCCTACGACTTCCACCCCGAAGCGATTCCGGCGCCGTACAACCACAGTAACGTCGACTCCGACGAGGTGCTCTACTACGCCTCGAGCGAGTTCATGAGCAGGAAAGGCATCGAATACGGCAGCATCACCCTCCATCCCGACGGGATCCCGCACGGGCCCCACCCGGGCCGGATGGAAGCCAGCATCGGCGCCAAGGAAACCAACGAGCTCGCCGTCATGGTCGACACCTTCCGTCCGCTCAAGACCGCTCTGGAAGCGTTGCCGATCGAAGATCCCAAGTATTTCCGTTCCTGGGTTGAGGCCGGCCCCGGATTCAATCCGCCGACCAGCTGA
- a CDS encoding efflux RND transporter permease subunit: protein MLDRLIAWSLKNRMLVLAIAALVVGTGTWTAVRLPVDVFPDLTAPTVTILAEAHQMATEEVETLVTFPIETAMNGAPGVRRVRSSTAHGIAVIWVEFGWDVEIFRARQIVAEKLQTVSSTLPAGLAAPVLAPVSSVMGEIMMVGLRGPDPQALRTAADWTVRRRLLSVPGVAQVIPIGGEVRQYQVIPDPARLRGAGVTLAELTTAARRASAVSSGGIYAASGQEIAIRGLARARTAEDLERSAVAVRGGAPVLIGQLATVRIGAAPKIGTGSIKAEPGVVMAVQKQPGANTLELTDRLEAALADLSRTLPQGITIETDLFRQADFISVAVRNVTLALRDGAVLVVIVLLAFLGRWQTTAISVVAIPLSLAVAILAMAAFGIAVNTMTLGGLAIAVGVLVDDAIIDVENVFRRLRQWRANPGGRSALRVVYGASREVRASILYATAIIIIVFLPLFFLESVEGRLLRPLGIAYVVATLASLVVAMTVTPVLCYLLLPAAATDARESRLLPWLGARYRWTLARVLDAPGRVVASALVALAVTVAAMPYLGTAFLPEFNEGALTISVVTVPGTSLAEADAIGNRVERILLAQAGVRSTDRRQGRAELDEHAQGSNAAEIDVTLQPEVDRASLSEALRLEFSAIPGTNITIGQPIGHRIDHLLSGTRANIAVKIFGPDLHRLRELGTQVEEALKPVRGLVDLQLEQQSDVPELRIDADRGALSRHGLTAADLAETIDVALGGEQVGEILEEGRRTALVVRGDDLLRADPTAIGQLAVTTPTGRAIPMSELATIRMDRGPNTVSRENGQRKIVVQANVADRDLGGAVADIQRIVSSGVRLPEGYHVEYGGQFEAQRESSQVLASVSLVVAALIFLLLYSEFRSVRIAGLAMANLPLALIGGVAAIFLTTRIVSVASLVGFVTLFGIATRNGILLLSHYRHLRRLGVPLREAVERGSEERLAAILMTALTAGLALIPLALGGGKPGNEIQTPMAIVILGGLLSATALNMLVVPALYLIAERRSAALSSPNIPQGVAP, encoded by the coding sequence GTGCTGGATCGATTGATCGCCTGGTCGCTCAAGAACCGGATGCTGGTGTTGGCTATTGCCGCGTTGGTGGTCGGCACCGGCACCTGGACCGCGGTCCGACTCCCGGTGGATGTGTTTCCCGATCTCACCGCTCCCACCGTGACGATTCTGGCGGAGGCGCACCAAATGGCCACCGAAGAGGTGGAGACCCTGGTGACGTTCCCGATCGAGACCGCGATGAACGGGGCCCCGGGCGTTCGGCGGGTCCGCTCGTCAACGGCCCACGGCATCGCGGTCATCTGGGTCGAGTTTGGGTGGGATGTGGAGATCTTCCGGGCCCGGCAGATCGTGGCCGAGAAACTCCAAACCGTCTCGAGTACCCTCCCCGCCGGCCTGGCGGCACCGGTCCTCGCGCCGGTGTCGTCGGTGATGGGGGAGATCATGATGGTCGGCCTCCGAGGCCCCGATCCGCAGGCGCTTCGAACGGCGGCCGACTGGACCGTCCGCCGTCGATTGCTCTCGGTGCCGGGAGTGGCGCAGGTGATCCCGATCGGGGGCGAGGTCCGCCAGTATCAAGTGATTCCGGACCCGGCTCGGCTTCGGGGGGCCGGTGTCACGCTGGCCGAGTTGACCACGGCAGCCCGCCGAGCCAGCGCGGTCAGTTCGGGCGGGATCTACGCGGCATCCGGCCAGGAAATCGCGATCCGCGGGCTGGCGCGCGCCCGAACCGCCGAGGACCTCGAGCGGTCGGCCGTCGCGGTCCGGGGCGGAGCGCCGGTGCTCATTGGGCAGCTCGCCACCGTGCGGATCGGGGCAGCACCCAAGATCGGCACCGGGTCGATCAAGGCCGAGCCCGGCGTGGTGATGGCGGTGCAGAAGCAGCCCGGGGCCAACACCCTGGAGCTGACCGACCGGCTCGAGGCCGCACTCGCCGACTTGAGTCGCACCTTGCCGCAGGGCATCACGATCGAGACCGATCTGTTCCGGCAGGCCGATTTCATCAGCGTGGCGGTCCGGAACGTGACGCTGGCGCTCCGCGACGGCGCCGTCCTGGTCGTGATCGTCCTGTTGGCGTTTCTCGGCCGATGGCAGACCACCGCGATCTCAGTGGTGGCCATCCCGTTGTCACTGGCGGTTGCGATCCTCGCGATGGCCGCCTTCGGCATCGCGGTCAACACGATGACGCTGGGGGGACTCGCGATCGCCGTCGGGGTGTTGGTCGACGATGCCATCATCGACGTGGAAAACGTCTTTCGGCGGCTCCGCCAATGGCGGGCCAATCCCGGGGGACGTTCCGCGCTCCGGGTGGTGTATGGCGCCTCTCGTGAGGTCCGGGCCTCGATCCTCTATGCCACCGCGATCATCATCATCGTGTTTCTGCCGTTGTTCTTCCTGGAGAGCGTCGAGGGGCGGTTGCTTCGGCCCCTCGGTATCGCCTACGTGGTCGCCACGTTGGCGTCCCTGGTCGTCGCCATGACGGTGACCCCAGTGCTCTGTTACCTGCTGCTACCGGCGGCGGCGACGGACGCCCGCGAGAGCCGGTTGCTCCCGTGGCTCGGCGCCCGGTATCGATGGACGTTGGCGCGGGTCCTCGACGCGCCGGGGCGAGTGGTGGCCTCGGCCCTGGTCGCACTGGCGGTGACGGTCGCCGCCATGCCGTACCTCGGGACGGCATTCCTCCCGGAATTCAACGAAGGTGCGCTGACCATCTCGGTGGTTACCGTACCGGGGACGTCGCTGGCGGAGGCTGACGCCATTGGCAACCGAGTCGAGCGCATTCTCCTAGCGCAGGCGGGGGTCCGCTCGACCGACCGGCGGCAGGGCCGAGCCGAGTTGGACGAACACGCGCAGGGGTCCAATGCCGCCGAGATTGACGTCACCCTCCAACCGGAGGTCGACCGGGCAAGCCTGTCGGAGGCGCTCCGTCTGGAGTTTTCGGCGATTCCCGGCACCAACATCACCATCGGCCAGCCGATCGGGCACCGGATCGACCACCTGCTGTCGGGAACCCGGGCCAACATCGCCGTCAAGATCTTCGGCCCCGATCTCCATCGGCTCCGCGAACTCGGCACCCAGGTCGAGGAGGCGCTCAAACCGGTTCGGGGACTGGTCGATCTCCAGCTCGAGCAGCAAAGCGACGTACCGGAGCTCCGGATCGACGCGGACCGTGGGGCCTTGAGCCGTCACGGCCTGACGGCCGCCGACCTCGCCGAGACCATCGACGTGGCGCTCGGCGGCGAGCAGGTCGGAGAGATCCTGGAGGAGGGCCGCCGGACGGCACTCGTGGTTCGCGGCGATGACCTCCTGCGGGCCGATCCCACGGCGATCGGCCAGCTCGCAGTGACCACGCCGACCGGGCGAGCGATTCCGATGTCCGAGTTGGCGACGATCCGGATGGACCGCGGCCCCAACACCGTGTCGAGGGAGAACGGCCAGCGGAAGATCGTGGTCCAGGCAAATGTGGCGGACCGGGACCTCGGTGGCGCCGTGGCCGACATCCAGCGGATCGTCTCGTCAGGGGTCCGGTTGCCCGAGGGCTACCACGTCGAGTACGGCGGCCAGTTCGAAGCTCAACGCGAGTCGAGTCAGGTGCTGGCGTCGGTTTCGCTCGTGGTTGCTGCGTTGATCTTTCTCCTGCTCTACTCGGAGTTTCGCTCGGTCCGGATCGCCGGCCTCGCGATGGCTAATCTGCCGCTCGCCCTGATCGGGGGAGTGGCCGCCATCTTTCTCACCACTCGGATCGTCTCAGTGGCGTCCTTGGTCGGATTCGTCACCCTGTTCGGCATCGCGACCCGGAACGGTATTCTGCTGTTGTCCCACTACCGCCACCTCCGGCGGCTCGGCGTCCCCCTTCGCGAAGCGGTCGAGCGCGGCTCTGAGGAACGGCTGGCCGCGATCCTGATGACGGCGCTGACCGCCGGACTGGCCCTGATTCCACTGGCCCTTGGCGGCGGCAAACCGGGCAATGAAATTCAAACCCCGATGGCCATTGTCATTCTCGGCGGCCTACTCTCGGCCACCGCGCTCAATATGTTGGTCGTACCAGCGCTGTATCTGATCGCCGAGCGCCGCTCGGCTGCATTGTCGTCCCCGAACATCCCTCAAGGAGTCGCCCCATGA